One Desulfobulbus propionicus DSM 2032 DNA segment encodes these proteins:
- a CDS encoding PAS domain S-box protein, translating into MTQRPLSTFLTGLLLLTILPLVLTAGWLAVDDVLDKQAEMRRQAATIAENLATAIDYHLDARIGALHLLAASPLADDPQRWPDLYAQALGYKERFGSHVILAGLGDPMPMLFNTRTPLGAALPPLPRFQGQAAAPTALATRRPAVSDTFLGPVAKEPLVAIAVPGIRAGTVTHILLTTIATRQFQERLDQVVFPNTWALSLVDGRGDVIARRAPSSFDARRDIESMGRFTARLTTSPWSVVLEIPRTVYWAPIATTGIGLALALTVAIAASLLGGTMAGRCLTRQITALTRANGTGHSSITIREIATVQQSLTQQAEHLRLSESRFDATFEQAAVGIALVTLEGHWLRVNRQFCTILGYSREELLALGIPQLTHPDDLEADLLAKRRLIDGEDGHYSLEKRYLRKDGTPIWVNLCVTLIRNIEGIPDCYVAVVEDIQARKEAEAALLASEQRYRQLVENANSAIIHWSGEGYITFINTFAQRLFGWSEEEIVGQHIGVLVPKEDANGADLTDMVRGIIAAPERYQHNTNENICRDGRRVWMAWTNQAIRDEQGRVTGILTVGNDITELKRTQTLLHEGEERIRFALETSQIGAWDLDLVNHTAYRSLRHDQIFGYAALLPEWTYELFLDHVHPDDRQHVDAAFQEAVATGGNWSFECRIWRRDGQLRWIWAAGRHAGGEDGDGRRMAGIVQDITERKEVEEELRRRNEELEQFNHASVGRELRMIELKRQINMLSEQLGQPPPFDLSFVEVDEP; encoded by the coding sequence ATGACGCAACGCCCATTGTCCACCTTTCTCACTGGATTGCTCCTGCTGACCATCCTGCCGCTGGTCCTCACGGCCGGTTGGCTGGCCGTTGACGATGTGCTCGACAAACAAGCGGAAATGCGGCGCCAGGCGGCCACCATCGCCGAAAATCTGGCCACGGCCATCGATTACCATTTGGACGCCCGGATCGGGGCGCTCCATCTGTTGGCGGCCTCGCCCCTGGCCGACGATCCGCAACGCTGGCCGGACTTGTACGCCCAGGCGCTCGGATACAAGGAACGCTTTGGCAGCCATGTCATCCTTGCCGGCCTTGGCGATCCCATGCCGATGCTGTTCAACACCCGCACCCCCCTGGGCGCCGCCCTGCCGCCGCTGCCGCGTTTCCAGGGACAGGCCGCCGCGCCGACGGCCCTCGCCACCAGGCGGCCGGCAGTGAGCGACACCTTTTTGGGACCGGTCGCCAAGGAACCGTTGGTGGCCATCGCCGTGCCGGGAATCCGTGCCGGCACGGTCACCCACATCCTGCTGACCACCATTGCCACCCGACAGTTTCAGGAACGGCTCGACCAGGTCGTGTTTCCCAACACATGGGCGCTGTCACTGGTGGATGGCCGCGGGGATGTCATTGCCCGCCGGGCGCCTTCCTCTTTCGATGCCAGGCGCGATATCGAGAGCATGGGACGGTTTACGGCCAGATTGACCACCTCCCCCTGGTCGGTGGTTCTGGAAATTCCGCGCACCGTCTATTGGGCACCCATAGCGACCACCGGCATTGGCTTGGCCTTGGCCCTGACGGTGGCCATCGCCGCCAGCCTGCTTGGCGGCACCATGGCCGGTCGTTGTTTGACCCGACAGATCACCGCGCTCACTCGAGCGAACGGAACCGGTCATTCGTCCATCACGATTCGCGAGATCGCCACGGTGCAACAATCGCTCACCCAACAAGCCGAGCATCTTCGCTTGAGCGAAAGTCGCTTCGATGCCACCTTCGAGCAGGCCGCGGTCGGCATCGCCCTGGTCACGCTTGAGGGGCATTGGCTGCGGGTAAACCGTCAGTTCTGCACCATTCTCGGTTACAGCCGGGAAGAACTGCTTGCCCTCGGCATCCCGCAGCTGACCCATCCGGATGATCTCGAAGCCGATCTGCTGGCCAAACGGCGCCTGATCGACGGCGAGGACGGACACTACTCCCTGGAAAAACGCTACCTGCGCAAGGACGGCACCCCCATCTGGGTCAACCTGTGCGTCACCCTGATCCGAAACATTGAGGGCATTCCAGACTGCTATGTCGCGGTGGTGGAGGACATCCAGGCGCGCAAGGAGGCAGAGGCGGCCCTGCTGGCCAGCGAACAGCGCTACCGCCAGTTGGTGGAGAACGCCAACAGCGCCATCATTCATTGGTCCGGGGAAGGATACATCACCTTCATCAATACCTTTGCCCAACGGTTGTTTGGCTGGAGCGAGGAAGAGATCGTCGGCCAGCACATCGGTGTCCTGGTGCCCAAGGAGGATGCCAACGGAGCCGATCTGACGGACATGGTCCGTGGCATCATTGCCGCCCCGGAACGGTATCAGCACAATACCAACGAAAACATCTGCCGCGACGGCCGCCGTGTCTGGATGGCCTGGACCAATCAAGCGATCCGCGACGAACAGGGCCGCGTCACCGGCATTCTCACCGTTGGCAACGACATCACCGAACTCAAACGCACCCAGACCCTGTTGCACGAAGGGGAAGAGCGCATCCGCTTTGCCCTGGAAACCAGCCAGATCGGCGCCTGGGACCTGGATCTCGTCAATCACACCGCCTATCGATCGCTGCGTCATGATCAGATCTTCGGCTATGCGGCCCTGTTGCCCGAGTGGACCTATGAGCTGTTTCTCGACCATGTCCATCCCGACGATCGCCAGCACGTCGACGCCGCCTTCCAGGAGGCGGTCGCCACGGGCGGCAATTGGAGTTTCGAATGTAGAATCTGGCGCCGGGATGGCCAGCTGCGCTGGATTTGGGCCGCCGGCCGGCACGCGGGCGGCGAGGACGGCGATGGCCGCAGGATGGCCGGCATTGTCCAGGACATCACCGAGCGCAAGGAGGTGGAAGAAGAACTGCGGCGCCGCAACGAGGAACTAGAACAGTTTAACCACGCTTCGGTTGGCCGTGAACTGCGAATGATCGAGCTCAAACGCCAGATCAACATGTTGTCCGAACAGCTTGGCCAGCCGCCACCCTTTGATCTCTCCTTTGTCGAGGTGGACGAGCCATGA
- a CDS encoding PAS domain-containing protein → MPTLNILMIEDEAADFLLIKRHLRTGGLETDLHWVQEEAGLHRALEHGGWDVVLSDYKVPGLDFAQSLAKIKDRLPDVPVILISGSIGEETAVELFKSGLADFVLKDRLFRLIPAIERCLNEAGEKRKRRTAEARLVRNEQLMRSVLEGTADAVFVKDGEGKYLLFNAAAARFAGVMAEQVIGHDDTVVFPPATAQKIIEQDRMIMASGRVNIFEDEVLHVGGEIRCYLTTKGPTFADDGQVNGLFGIAHDITDRIRAEVLLKNQEEEYRRLSQEYKTLLDNVPDVIVHLTNDYRILWVNRAARQMFKLAEDSRSYQGRHCHEVFWSRPEQCTDCPIVRCASTECNEIGFLSPAHNGQEFEIRAIPMRNQAGEIGSIIEIARDITAHRKLEEQFRQAQKMESIGTLAGGIAHDFNNILSAILGYGDLALEDMAEDHPARKSVQTMIEAGMRASHLTKDLLLFSRKQVSQKEAVDINQIIGRIEKFIRRIIGEDILCQTHLAKESLVIHADSHQMDQVLMNFATNARDAMPGGGVFSITTERIRIDQDFIDLHGFGIPGPYARITVADTGKGMNPQTVAKIFDPFFTTKEMGKGTGLGLAVVYGIIKQHQGHIEVTSTPGKCTVLTVYLPLLAADPHDHRDTIGLEQPRGGRETILLAEDEPTVRELYATVLKKNGYGVIEATDGEEAVRVFTEHKEAIDLLLFDLVMPKMNGKQAYEAIQHLQPAIKGIFISGYAPENIQQRELLDMHVEILFKPVSPRDLLRAVRHALDASRGTAG, encoded by the coding sequence ATGCCTACATTGAACATATTGATGATCGAGGATGAGGCTGCCGACTTTTTATTGATCAAGCGGCATCTCCGTACCGGCGGACTGGAGACTGATCTGCACTGGGTGCAGGAGGAAGCCGGCCTGCACAGAGCCCTCGAACACGGAGGCTGGGACGTGGTGCTCTCCGACTACAAGGTACCGGGGCTCGATTTCGCCCAATCGCTGGCGAAAATCAAAGATCGCTTGCCCGATGTGCCGGTGATCCTGATTTCCGGCAGCATCGGCGAGGAGACGGCGGTTGAACTGTTCAAGAGCGGCTTGGCCGACTTTGTCCTCAAGGATCGATTGTTCCGCCTGATTCCGGCCATTGAGCGCTGCCTCAACGAGGCGGGGGAAAAACGGAAACGGCGGACGGCGGAAGCGCGGCTGGTGCGCAACGAGCAATTGATGCGCTCGGTGCTCGAAGGCACCGCCGATGCGGTGTTTGTCAAGGACGGCGAGGGTAAATATCTGCTGTTCAATGCCGCAGCCGCCCGTTTTGCCGGCGTCATGGCCGAACAGGTGATCGGCCATGACGATACCGTTGTCTTTCCACCGGCAACCGCCCAGAAGATCATCGAACAGGACAGGATGATCATGGCTTCCGGGCGGGTGAATATTTTTGAAGATGAAGTGCTTCATGTGGGCGGCGAAATACGTTGCTATCTCACCACCAAGGGGCCGACCTTCGCCGATGATGGTCAGGTGAATGGCCTGTTCGGCATTGCCCATGACATCACCGATCGGATTCGCGCCGAGGTCTTGCTGAAAAACCAGGAAGAGGAGTATCGGCGCCTGTCCCAGGAATACAAGACCCTGCTCGACAATGTTCCCGATGTCATTGTCCACCTCACCAACGACTATCGCATCCTGTGGGTGAACAGGGCCGCTCGGCAAATGTTCAAGCTGGCGGAAGATAGCCGTTCCTATCAGGGCAGACACTGCCACGAGGTCTTCTGGAGCCGGCCGGAGCAATGCACCGATTGCCCGATTGTGCGTTGCGCGTCAACGGAGTGCAACGAGATCGGCTTTCTTTCACCGGCACACAACGGCCAGGAGTTTGAAATTCGCGCCATTCCCATGCGCAACCAGGCCGGCGAAATCGGGAGCATCATTGAAATCGCCCGGGATATCACCGCCCACCGAAAATTGGAGGAACAGTTCCGCCAGGCGCAGAAGATGGAGTCCATCGGCACCCTGGCCGGCGGCATTGCCCATGATTTCAACAATATCCTGTCCGCGATCCTCGGCTATGGGGATCTGGCGCTGGAGGACATGGCCGAGGACCATCCGGCGAGAAAAAGCGTGCAAACCATGATCGAGGCAGGCATGCGGGCCTCGCACCTCACCAAGGATCTGCTGCTGTTCAGCCGCAAGCAGGTCAGCCAAAAGGAGGCGGTCGATATCAATCAGATCATTGGCCGCATCGAGAAATTCATCCGCAGGATCATTGGCGAGGACATTCTCTGCCAGACCCATCTGGCCAAGGAGTCGCTGGTCATCCACGCCGACAGTCATCAGATGGATCAGGTACTGATGAATTTCGCCACCAATGCCCGGGACGCCATGCCTGGAGGCGGAGTGTTTTCCATCACCACCGAACGGATCAGGATCGACCAGGATTTCATCGACCTTCACGGGTTTGGCATCCCTGGACCGTATGCCCGCATCACCGTGGCCGATACCGGCAAGGGCATGAACCCGCAGACCGTGGCCAAGATATTCGATCCCTTTTTCACCACCAAGGAAATGGGCAAGGGCACCGGGCTCGGTCTGGCGGTTGTCTATGGGATCATCAAGCAGCATCAAGGGCATATCGAGGTGACGAGCACGCCGGGGAAATGCACGGTCCTGACGGTTTACCTCCCCTTGCTCGCCGCCGATCCGCACGACCACCGTGACACCATCGGCCTAGAACAACCGCGTGGCGGCCGGGAAACCATTCTGCTCGCCGAGGACGAGCCGACCGTGCGGGAATTGTATGCGACCGTCCTGAAAAAAAACGGCTATGGGGTCATCGAGGCAACGGATGGGGAAGAAGCGGTTCGTGTCTTCACGGAACACAAGGAGGCAATCGACCTGCTGCTGTTTGATCTGGTCATGCCCAAGATGAACGGCAAGCAGGCGTATGAGGCCATTCAACACCTGCAGCCCGCCATCAAAGGGATCTTTATCAGTGGCTATGCACCGGAAAACATCCAGCAACGGGAGTTGCTCGACATGCACGTCGAGATTCTGTTCAAGCCGGTTTCTCCAAGAGACCTGCTGCGCGCGGTGCGCCATGCGCTTGACGCGTCCCGTGGAACCGCTGGTTGA
- a CDS encoding PAS domain S-box protein — MTRRRYILVVTGGYVLLALAWILLSDQLLATVGDSQSIAWISRAKGVFFVLVTSMALFSVLHAVPAAESDIRATTMDEGLFDLVSAHPLPGWLAYILAAALTGVVLCLRLLLPVPIEKRPLMFMFALPIIVSALFGGLGPGLFATLVSTLLTLYALIPPAGSFTIGAEQDLFQLSLLIVNGLIISLVSGAVHRLRRKDRLRVHQLNEALAALQESAERFRTLFEAAPIAMTLTNEAKVFLARNARMEQLFGYTPAELVTVDDWWHLAYPDPVYRAEVQASWNAALSRLGPDNKTVMGGDFRVRCKDGTERLVRFFATLMPEGQLTILLDETDRHQAERRLRLWAESFDQAQLALVIADAQTNTIVAANPAFARQRGYGREELTGMPLSRLFPADRQQDLNDLVATLRSTSHGLFQTEHVTKEGHRFPVLIDITALYDQEGRPVNRIAYVLDITEKEQAERALAEALERQRDGRIAALNQMQDANIARGKAEAVLAALRESEERLALFIEHAPAALAMFDRDMRYLAVSRRWLHNYSIGEAVVLGQCHYDIFPEIGPDWKELHRRGLAGEILHRDEDRFERANGQTQWERWEIRPWHTATGDIGGILIFSEDITRFKEAEMEIRQLNAELEQRVAERTAELTAANRELDSFAYAVSHDLRAPLRAMNGFSQALIEDYGDLLQGEARVYLEQIIIGSRKMGELIDGLLALSRSTRGELQRQRVNLSTMARQIMEDLAAAEPQRQVRWHIEPNLLVRGDRAMLEVVVRNLLANAWKYTCRRDEAIIRVFSRKEGDVTYMCIEDNGAGFDPAHADKLFQPFQRLHRQEEFPGIGIGLATVQRIVHRHGGRLHARGEKGQGATFCFSLSGEMSTMEE, encoded by the coding sequence ATGACGCGCCGCCGTTATATCCTTGTTGTCACCGGCGGCTATGTGCTGCTGGCGCTCGCCTGGATCCTGCTTTCCGATCAGCTGCTGGCCACCGTGGGCGATTCCCAGTCCATCGCCTGGATATCCCGGGCCAAGGGTGTTTTTTTCGTGCTGGTCACCAGCATGGCCTTGTTTTCCGTTTTGCATGCCGTGCCCGCCGCCGAGTCGGACATTCGGGCAACAACGATGGACGAGGGGCTGTTCGATCTGGTTTCCGCGCATCCCCTGCCTGGCTGGCTGGCCTATATCCTGGCCGCCGCCCTCACCGGAGTGGTCCTGTGCCTCCGGCTGCTCCTGCCGGTACCCATCGAAAAGCGGCCCCTGATGTTCATGTTCGCCCTGCCGATCATTGTTTCCGCCCTGTTTGGCGGCTTGGGCCCCGGGCTTTTCGCCACCCTGGTCTCGACGCTGCTCACGCTCTACGCGCTCATTCCTCCGGCGGGCAGTTTCACCATTGGCGCTGAGCAGGATCTGTTCCAATTGAGCCTGCTGATTGTCAACGGCCTCATCATTTCCCTGGTCAGCGGGGCCGTCCATCGGCTGCGCCGGAAGGATCGGCTCCGTGTGCATCAACTCAACGAGGCCCTTGCCGCCTTACAGGAAAGCGCGGAGCGTTTCCGCACCCTCTTCGAGGCGGCCCCGATTGCGATGACCTTGACCAATGAGGCCAAGGTCTTTCTCGCCCGCAATGCCCGCATGGAGCAGCTGTTTGGCTATACTCCGGCAGAGCTCGTCACGGTCGACGACTGGTGGCATCTCGCCTACCCCGATCCGGTGTATCGCGCCGAGGTGCAGGCCTCGTGGAACGCCGCTCTCAGCCGGCTCGGCCCGGACAACAAGACGGTCATGGGCGGCGATTTTCGAGTGCGATGCAAGGATGGCACCGAACGGCTGGTTCGCTTTTTCGCCACGCTCATGCCGGAAGGGCAGTTGACCATTCTGCTCGACGAAACCGATCGCCACCAGGCGGAACGCCGTTTGCGGCTGTGGGCGGAATCCTTTGACCAAGCCCAACTGGCTCTGGTGATCGCCGATGCCCAGACCAACACCATCGTGGCGGCCAATCCCGCTTTTGCCCGACAGCGCGGCTACGGGCGGGAAGAACTGACCGGCATGCCCTTGTCGCGCCTCTTCCCGGCAGACCGACAACAAGATTTGAACGACTTGGTCGCCACGTTGCGTTCCACCAGTCATGGTTTGTTCCAAACCGAGCATGTCACCAAGGAGGGACATCGTTTTCCGGTATTGATCGATATCACCGCGTTGTATGATCAGGAAGGCCGGCCCGTCAATCGAATTGCTTATGTTCTTGATATAACTGAGAAAGAACAAGCAGAACGGGCCCTGGCCGAGGCCCTGGAGCGCCAGCGGGACGGCCGGATCGCGGCACTCAACCAGATGCAGGACGCCAACATTGCCCGGGGCAAAGCCGAAGCGGTCCTGGCTGCCCTGCGGGAGAGCGAGGAACGGCTGGCGCTGTTCATCGAGCACGCGCCGGCGGCCCTGGCCATGTTTGACCGGGACATGCGCTATCTGGCCGTCAGCCGGCGCTGGCTGCATAATTACTCCATCGGCGAGGCTGTTGTCCTTGGTCAATGCCACTACGACATTTTTCCTGAAATAGGTCCGGATTGGAAAGAGCTGCACCGTCGCGGCCTGGCTGGCGAGATCCTCCATCGTGACGAGGACCGCTTTGAACGGGCCAACGGTCAGACGCAGTGGGAGCGGTGGGAAATTCGTCCCTGGCATACTGCCACCGGTGACATCGGCGGCATCCTGATCTTTTCTGAGGACATTACCCGGTTCAAGGAGGCCGAGATGGAGATTCGCCAGCTCAATGCCGAACTCGAACAACGGGTGGCCGAGCGGACCGCCGAGCTCACGGCCGCCAACCGGGAGTTGGACAGCTTTGCCTATGCCGTCTCCCACGACCTGCGTGCTCCCCTGCGGGCAATGAACGGCTTTTCCCAGGCCTTGATCGAGGACTACGGTGACCTCCTTCAGGGCGAAGCCCGCGTCTACCTGGAGCAGATCATCATCGGCAGCCGCAAGATGGGGGAGCTGATCGATGGACTGTTGGCCCTGTCGCGGAGCACCCGGGGCGAATTGCAGCGACAACGGGTGAACCTGTCCACAATGGCTCGGCAGATCATGGAAGACCTGGCTGCGGCGGAACCCCAGCGCCAGGTACGCTGGCACATCGAGCCCAATCTGCTGGTCCGCGGCGACCGGGCCATGCTCGAAGTGGTGGTGCGCAACCTGCTCGCCAACGCCTGGAAATACACCTGCCGCCGCGACGAGGCGATCATCCGGGTGTTTTCCAGAAAGGAGGGCGACGTGACGTACATGTGCATCGAGGATAATGGGGCTGGATTTGATCCGGCCCATGCCGACAAATTGTTTCAACCGTTCCAGCGGCTCCACCGGCAGGAGGAGTTCCCCGGCATCGGCATCGGGCTGGCAACGGTGCAACGGATCGTGCACCGCCACGGCGGCAGGCTGCATGCCCGGGGAGAAAAAGGACAAGGAGCGACCTTTTGTTTCAGTCTGTCCGGGGAGATGTCAACCATGGAGGAATGA
- a CDS encoding response regulator — translation MNEKTLLLVEDNPQDEMLILRALHKARIANRIDVVRDGQQAVDYLFNQGEFAQEGCRELPVVVLLDISLPRLSGLEVLRIIRADARTRLLPVVILTSSDEEKDRLKSYENGANSFVRKPLNFSEFAETVARLGVYWVAINEPPWMK, via the coding sequence ATGAACGAGAAAACCCTTCTTCTTGTCGAGGATAACCCGCAGGATGAGATGCTCATTCTGCGGGCATTGCACAAGGCCCGGATCGCCAACCGGATCGACGTGGTCCGTGACGGCCAGCAGGCCGTCGACTACCTGTTCAACCAGGGCGAATTTGCGCAGGAAGGATGCCGCGAATTACCGGTCGTGGTCCTGCTGGACATCAGCCTGCCGAGGCTTTCCGGCCTGGAGGTGCTCCGGATCATCCGCGCCGATGCGCGAACCCGGCTGCTGCCGGTGGTCATCCTCACCTCATCGGACGAAGAAAAGGATCGGTTGAAGAGCTACGAGAACGGCGCCAACAGCTTTGTCCGCAAACCGCTCAACTTTTCCGAGTTTGCCGAAACCGTGGCCCGGTTGGGGGTGTACTGGGTGGCTATCAATGAACCGCCGTGGATGAAATGA